One genomic window of Papilio machaon chromosome 17, ilPapMach1.1, whole genome shotgun sequence includes the following:
- the LOC123721888 gene encoding protein MLP1 homolog, with amino-acid sequence MDIKENKSNEEGNVMKELTKELRVVLTRTPIPVGPQADRRVSESDSDAAASMASAASRVGSLEVLNRDDLGRFWSEGRGQKRPSEVDMAGWSDEERSEASVCIGPRTEKRAQAKAARQRAEEDLAREANIARFRRETRAKLFPEPKQRMEERGAAQLQEQVKEDLEVITKVATKSSNLKGTFVRTLKDAAASIKEAVEVLGARTITEETRHLQADNARLRAEMASLRKELAELREEMQRGRTQGPAPTATDMTAEAAPTGPSQLEEICRTVMVQVGGMLNARLASFEDRLLPEKRLRPPLAADKRNSGRSYAAALSGPAPVSAPVPAPRVQGKAPPAPPAKPGASGLPRQAPGSSTQRPAASAQIRPSKAQARATKVGTSSTPLSEGEKKKKKKKKKKTKSSPPQGHQQPPQPPQLIEFPWIKVGPKKRPDAKSRARKLQEPQSSAVVLTLQPGAEEKGATYAKVIAAAKEKIDVAEFGGQGVRLRKAANGGRLFEFPGASSGEKADSLAQKLREVLGSEVVRVSRPMKMASLRVTGLDDSVTSAEVVAAVAAAGVCPAEQVRAGGINAGRDGLGSIIVTCPVAAAKKIVEGGRLLVGWVSAQIQLLDARPLMCFKCHERGHTVGQCSEEVDRSALCYRCGQPGHKARECSAALCCAVCTAAGRPAGHRAGSRACVSPPKGKKKGGKGSSSQVAGQSSSSPQAVAPVAEEVPMVEG; translated from the coding sequence AtggatataaaagaaaacaaaagtaatgaGGAGGGGAACGTGATGAAGGAGTTGACGAAGGAGTTGAGGGTTGTGCTTACGCGCACCCCGATACCGGTAGGGCCTCAGGCCGACAGGAGGGTTTCGGAGTCCGACTCGGACGCGGCGGCGAGCATGGCGTCCGCTGCTAGTCGTGTTGGGTCCCTAGAGGTATTGAACCGGGACGATCTCGGTAGGTTCTGGAGTGAgggtcgcgggcaaaagcgcCCCAGTGAAGTAGATATGGCAGGCTGGTCTGATGAGGAAAGGTCGGAGGCATCAGTTTGCATAGGGCCTCGTACAGAAAAGAGGGCCCAGGCGAAAGCAGCTAGGCAGCGGGCTGAGGAAGACCTCGCCAGGGAGGCAAATATCGCCCGCTTTCGGCGGGAGACCCGGGCTAAGTTGTTCCCGGAGCCCAAGCAGAGGATGGAAGAGAGGGGGGCAGCCCAGCTGCAGGAACAAGTAAAGGAGGACTTGGAGGTCATCACCAAGGTAGCCACCAAGTCCTCCAACCTGAAGGGTACATTCGTGCGGACCCTTAAGGACGCCGCGGCATCTATTAAGGAAGCCGTGGAAGTCCTCGGGGCCCGCACAATCACGGAAGAGACGCGGCATTTGCAGGCGGACAACGCCCGCCTAAGAGCCGAGATGGCCAGCCTCCGCAAGGAGCTGGCAGAGCTACGGGAGGAAATGCAGAGAGGGCGGACACAAGGTCCCGCCCCCACAGCCACGGACATGACCGCGGAGGCCGCCCCTACAGGGCCCTCCCAACTAGAGGAGATCTGTCGGACGGTGATGGTCCAGGTGGGCGGGATGTTAAATGCCCGCCTGGCCTCGTTTGAAGACAGGCTCCTCCCGGAGAAAAGATTGCGGCCGCCGCTGGCAGCCGACAAGAGAAACAGCGGACGCTCTTACGCGGCGGCGCTCTCGGGGCCAGCACCGGTATCAGCACCGGTGCCAGCTCCACGAGTACAGGGCAAGGCGCCCCCAGCGCCGCCAGCCAAACCTGGCGCCAGCGGGCTCCCGCGGCAGGCTCCCGGTTCGTCCACGCAGCGCCCTGCGGCGTCCGCACAAATTCGTCCGTCCAAAGCCCAAGCGCGGGCTACAAAAGTAGGCACTTCTTCTACCCCGCTTTCGGAGGGggagaagaagaaaaagaaaaagaagaagaagaagacaaAAAGTAGTCCTCCACAGGGGCATCAGCAGCCGCCGCAGCCGCCGCAGCTTATTGAGTTCCCATGGATTAAGGTGGGGCCTAAAAAGCGGCCCGACGCAAAGAGTCGCGCCCGTAAGCTCCAAGAACCCCAGTCGTCAGCAGTCGTCCTGACGTTGCAACCGGGGGCGGAAGAGAAGGGCGCGACTTATGCGAAGGTGATTGCCGCGGCAAAAGAAAAGATAGACGTGGCGGAATTCGGTGGTCAGGGGGTCCGACTTCGAAAGGCAGCCAATGGAGGCCGCCTTTTCGAATTCCCAGGGGCCTCCAGTGGTGAAAAGGCGGACTCCCTGGCTCAAAAGCTGCGGGAGGTCTTAGGTAGCGAAGTCGTCCGGGTCTCCAGGCCCATGAAAATGGCTAGCCTACGGGTTACGGGTCTGGACGACTCCGTTACCAGTGCCGAGGTGGTCGCCGCTGTTGCGGCGGCAGGAGTATGTCCAGCGGAACAAGTGCGGGCTGGAGGAATAAACGCTGGCCGCGACGGACTAGGGTCAATAATTGTTACCTGTCCCGTCGCAGCtgcgaaaaaaattgtagaggGCGGAAGGCTGCTCGTGGGCTGGGTGTCCGCACAGATCCAGCTTCTGGACGCCCGGCCCCTTATGTGCTTTAAGTGTCACGAACGTGGGCACACGGTGGGCCAATGCAGCGAAGAGGTTGATCGCAGCGCTTTGTGTTACCGTTGCGGTCAACCGGGCCACAAGGCCCGCGAGTGCTCCGCGGCACTGTGCTGCGCGGTTTGCACTGCCGCTGGCAGGCCGGCAGGCCACCGCGCGGGCAGCAGAGCCTGCGTCTCCCCACCCAAGGGGAAAAAGAAGGGAGGAAAAGGCAGTTCGAGCCAGGTGGCCGGACAGTCTTCTTCCTCGCCCCAGGCGGTAGCGCCAGTGGCTGAGGAGGTTCCAATGGTCGAAGGTTAA
- the LOC123721890 gene encoding spermatogenesis-associated protein 21-like: MGEDTSMSDYTCSEDEGASGRRLGAAGAACSEDAARQNKGGKPRSAGFKLQFRTGTTHKRPLAATSADEDAPAVAHKVASSSTRGRVRRPVGVYSFLKEAKDYLADGGDSEGEDPDPSYRPRGRIASPIVASAKASDDGTPDALSRGTVEALAEEALKSVEKIKEEIKKSGHLKGTVWGQINRATKCVVEAVEGLRDITPEEEQRRLRADNARLSRELDIVRNELRAFKQAYVESQRKSAAAPREATGPQQPNFEEVLRCAMEEMKGQLLQSVGGMINARLQDLEMRLPPEPVMRPPLRADQRQPPPPRHKSRSGLVEGAMEVDGEAQPPQAPTPRAVKKAPKKGAAKRPTAPPPPPPSKGKQGAGQADATPPPPTAGTSGEGEAQTGTAGNSWSEVVRRKKRGNAAVAANSPPSAGTTRQIAPAPPKAVKIVAPKTAAIVVTLKKGATMTTAEGATTDAKYTEVLAKARSSISLREFGLESVRIRTSMTGSKLMEVGGTTPEETADRLAAALVEAVGSWADITRPTKMAVLRITGLDDTVTTEEVAAQLASVGGCSPGSMKVGNIRPSFWGGGSALIKCPATAAKAIVKAGRVAIGWTMATVKAVEAQPLRCYKCMMLGHTRALCPAEAENGRLCFRCGSEGHKSAECEAPCKCTVCATTGRPHSHVMGGAKCTPPSVKGKAPSSSRVPRTQPQPHGSRRAEEEEMQVS; this comes from the coding sequence ATGGGGGAGGACACCTCCATGTCGGACTACACGTGCTCAGAGGACGAGGGCGCCTCCGGGCGCCGGCTGGGAGCTGCGGGCGCCGCGTGCAGCGAGGACGCTGCAAGGCAAAACAAGGGAGGTAAGCCGCGGTCAGCGGGCTTTAAATTACAGTTCCGAACGGGAACGACCCATAAACGGCCGTTGGCCGCTACATCCGCGGATGAGGACGCCCCGGCCGTGGCGCATAAAGTGGCCTCGTCTTCGACGAGGGGCCGCGTTAGGCGCCCGGTAGGGGTTTACAGCTTCCTCAAGGAGGCTAAAGACTACTTAGCTGATGGGGGGGACAGTGAGGGGGAGGACCCCGACCCAAGTTACCGCCCACGCGGGAGGATAGCGAGCCCCATAGTGGCTTCAGCAAAAGCCTCTGACGACGGGACCCCCGACGCCCTATCCAGGGGCACGGTCGAGGCCCTCGCCGAGGAGGCTCTAAAAAGTGTAGAAAAGATAAAGGAGGAAATTAAGAAGAGCGGCCACCTAAAGGGTACCGTGTGGGGGCAAATTAACCGGGCCACTAAATGTGTTGTTGAAGCGGTCGAGGGCCTTCGCGACATAACGCCTGAAGAAGAACAGCGTAGGCTCCGCGCGGACAATGCTCGCCTTTCAAGGGAGCTGGATATTGTCCGCAACGAGCTGCGTGCCTTCAAACAGGCGTACGTGGAGTCGCAGCGGAAGTCCGCTGCAGCCCCGAGAGAAGCGACAGGGCCCCAGCAGCCCAACTTTGAGGAGGTGCTCAGATGCGCCATGGAGGAGATGAAGGGGCAACTCCTACAGTCGGTAGGCGGGATGATCAATGCCCGCCTACAAGACCTGGAGATGCGCCTTCCTCCGGAGCCCGTCATGAGGCCCCCTCTGCGTGCCGACCAACggcagccgccgccgccccgtcACAAGTCCCGATCGGGGCTCGTGGAAGGCGCCATGGAGGTGGATGGGGAGGCCCAGCCACCCCAAGCGCCCACACCCAGGGCGGTAAAGAAGGCGCCGAAGAAGGGCGCCGCTAAGCGGCCGACTGCCCCCCCGCCTCCTCCTCCCTCCAAGGGAAAACAGGGGGCAGGACAGGCAGACGCGACTCCTCCCCCCCCAACCGCTGGAACAAGCGGAGAGGGGGAAGCCCAGACGGGGACTGCGGGCAACTCCTGGTCCGAGGTTGTCCGGCGGAAGAAGAGGGGAAATGCGGCTGTTGCTGCTAATTCCCCCCCCTCAGCCGGAACAACCCGGCAGATCGCCCCGGCCCCACCAAAGGCCGTTAAAATCGTTGCCCCAAAAACCGCGGCCATAGTGGTGACCCTCAAGAAAGGGGCCACCATGACCACCGCGGAAGGGGCCACGACTGACGCGAAATACACCGAGGTCCTGGCAAAGGCCAGATCCTCGATTTCCCTGAGGGAATTCGGTTTGGAGTCGGTCAGGATCCGAACGAGCATGACCGGCTCCAAACTGATGGAGGTCGGGGGGACCACCCCCGAGGAAACCGCGGACCGCCTCGCCGCCGCCCTGGTGGAGGCAGTAGGGAGCTGGGCGGACATCACCCGCCCAACCAAAATGGCCGTCCTCAGGATCACCGGTCTGGATGACACGGTGACCACTGAGGAAGTGGCGGCCCAACTGGCATCGGTTGGCGGATGTTCCCCCGGCTCCATGAAAGTAGGCAACATCAGGCCGAGCTTCTGGGGCGGCGGCTCCGCCCTGATCAAGTGCCCAGCGACTGCCGCTAAGGCAATCGTGAAGGCGGGACGAGTGGCCATCGGATGGACGATGGCCACCGTCAAAGCAGTGGAGGCCCAGCCATTGCGTTGCTATAAATGCATGATGCTGGGCCACACTCGCGCTCTATGCCCAGCGGAGGCAGAGAACGGGCGTCTCTGCTTCCGCTGCGGCAGTGAAGGGCATAAGTCGGCAGAGTGCGAGGCCCCCTGCAAATGCACCGTGTGTGCAACGACGGGGCGCCCACACTCACATGTGATGGGGGGTGCCAAGTGCACACCCCCGTCGGTGAAGGGCAAAGCCCCGTCGTCGAGCAGAGTGCCTCGCACTCAGCCCCAACCGCACGGCAGCCGCAGGGCTGAAGAGGAAGAAATGCAGGTGTCCTAA